A DNA window from Streptomyces sp. 71268 contains the following coding sequences:
- a CDS encoding thioredoxin family protein: protein MAKRVHRPREDAEFDFILGMSGVPVLAYFTGTWPKAIEPCRAMDLVVGGVADDYSGRLTVVRADITRCPAATERYGTGAPSYVLLKDGETVAQGTGPMTHAEVRGLLDSHL from the coding sequence ATGGCGAAGCGGGTGCACCGCCCCCGAGAGGACGCCGAGTTCGACTTCATCCTCGGGATGAGCGGAGTTCCGGTCCTCGCGTACTTCACCGGGACGTGGCCCAAGGCGATCGAGCCCTGCCGGGCGATGGACCTCGTCGTGGGCGGCGTCGCCGACGACTACTCGGGCCGCCTGACGGTCGTCCGCGCCGACATCACGCGGTGTCCGGCCGCGACCGAGCGATACGGCACCGGAGCCCCGTCCTACGTCCTGCTGAAGGACGGGGAGACGGTGGCGCAGGGCACGGGCCCCATGACCCACGCCGAGGTACGGGGACTCCTGGACAGTCACCTCTGA
- a CDS encoding GlsB/YeaQ/YmgE family stress response membrane protein encodes MSFLWAIIAGLIIGLLAKLVIPGRQPIPLWLTLILGIVGGLAGNGLASAFGVRDTGGIDWIRHFFQIGIAAVLIAALTPVWMRRRT; translated from the coding sequence GTGTCGTTTCTCTGGGCCATCATCGCGGGGCTCATCATCGGTCTGCTAGCGAAGCTCGTCATCCCCGGCCGCCAGCCCATTCCCCTGTGGCTCACGCTGATTCTGGGCATCGTCGGCGGTCTCGCCGGCAACGGACTCGCCTCCGCTTTCGGAGTGCGCGACACCGGTGGCATCGACTGGATCCGCCACTTCTTCCAGATCGGCATCGCGGCTGTCCTGATCGCCGCCCTCACCCCCGTGTGGATGCGACGGCGGACCTGA
- a CDS encoding PucR family transcriptional regulator translates to MSHAIRRASELALDETTVTALRAAVTTTADEIVQAIIDEVPSYANALSGHMGSTIRRAVRTALGHYLDLASGDVTGGDAGDAAYELGRGEVRDGRSMDALLSAYRVGARVAWRCLAAGAVPAGLPAAEVAKFAELTFAYIDELSAASAAGHADELAAQGRAHERHLEHLARDLLAGASPDALLASAQRAGWQPPVSLTAVLLPAAQARPAYRALDPSTLVLDDLPDATGVLLVPDADRSRLLRQLTDRTAVVGPARPWTRASASYARAVHARSLSAGIRDTEDHLPELVLSADADAFADLRARALAPLGTLPVATARRLEETLRAWLLHQGRRDEVAAALFVHPQTVRYRMSQLRELFPDLASPQRVLELTLAVGLRVGCQPEDWSGRPGTPREG, encoded by the coding sequence ATGAGTCACGCAATCCGGAGGGCCAGCGAACTGGCCCTGGACGAGACGACGGTCACCGCGCTTCGGGCCGCGGTGACGACGACCGCCGACGAGATCGTCCAGGCGATCATCGACGAGGTCCCTTCCTACGCCAACGCCCTTTCGGGCCACATGGGCAGCACTATCCGCAGGGCCGTGCGCACCGCCCTGGGACACTACCTGGACCTCGCCAGCGGGGACGTCACGGGTGGCGACGCCGGTGACGCCGCCTACGAGCTGGGCCGCGGCGAGGTGCGCGACGGCCGTTCGATGGACGCCCTGCTCAGCGCCTACCGCGTCGGCGCCCGCGTGGCCTGGCGATGTCTGGCGGCGGGTGCCGTACCCGCGGGCCTGCCCGCCGCCGAGGTCGCCAAGTTCGCCGAGCTGACCTTCGCCTACATCGACGAACTCTCCGCCGCGAGCGCCGCTGGCCACGCCGACGAACTGGCCGCCCAGGGCCGGGCTCACGAGCGCCACCTGGAACACCTGGCCCGCGACCTCCTCGCCGGCGCGAGCCCGGACGCGCTGCTGGCTTCCGCCCAACGGGCCGGGTGGCAGCCCCCGGTCTCGCTGACCGCGGTCCTGCTGCCCGCTGCCCAGGCCCGGCCCGCCTACCGCGCGCTCGACCCGAGCACCCTGGTCCTCGACGACCTGCCGGACGCCACCGGTGTGCTGCTCGTCCCCGACGCCGACCGATCACGTCTCCTGCGCCAGCTCACCGACCGCACCGCCGTGGTCGGCCCGGCCCGGCCGTGGACTCGCGCGTCCGCCTCGTACGCACGAGCCGTACACGCGCGCTCCCTCTCCGCCGGTATTCGCGACACCGAGGACCACCTGCCCGAGCTGGTGCTGAGCGCTGACGCGGACGCGTTCGCGGACCTGCGTGCCCGGGCCCTCGCGCCGTTGGGGACCCTGCCCGTCGCGACCGCACGGCGGCTGGAGGAGACGTTGCGGGCGTGGCTGCTGCACCAGGGCAGACGGGACGAGGTGGCGGCGGCGTTGTTCGTCCACCCCCAGACGGTCCGGTACCGGATGTCGCAGCTACGGGAGCTGTTCCCGGATCTCGCATCACCGCAGCGGGTCCTCGAACTGACGCTGGCGGTCGGTCTCCGGGTCGGCTGCCAACCGGAGGACTGGTCGGGCCGGCCTGGCACACCGCGCGAGGGATGA
- a CDS encoding PhzF family phenazine biosynthesis protein yields MLRIPPHLGRLAAACQRYGLLGCFVYVPPVGGQPGAARMFAPAIGVDEEVANADSTGCLAAHLLDTAGARTVAIEVKRGDTLGRPASVLASARRKPVGVTARVGGSAMVRDGR; encoded by the coding sequence CTGCTCCGGATCCCCCCACACCTCGGCAGGCTGGCAGCGGCATGCCAGCGGTACGGGCTCCTCGGCTGTTTCGTGTACGTGCCTCCGGTGGGCGGCCAGCCGGGTGCGGCGCGGATGTTCGCGCCGGCGATCGGCGTCGACGAGGAAGTCGCCAACGCCGACAGCACCGGTTGTCTGGCCGCCCACCTGCTCGACACGGCAGGGGCGCGGACGGTAGCGATCGAGGTGAAGCGGGGCGACACCCTCGGTCGACCGGCCAGCGTGCTCGCTTCGGCCCGACGCAAACCAGTGGGTGTCACCGCGCGGGTCGGCGGGTCGGCGATGGTCCGCGACGGGCGCTGA
- a CDS encoding ferredoxin reductase translates to MTSAALRSRAWKLLEMVTTPLAPSDYLDLVSPLRAGADLRGRIDAVRPETRDAATIVIRPGRGWRRHVAGQYMRIGVDVDGVRLWRAYSITSPTNRRDGRVTITVKAIPDGKVSNHLVRRAKPGTLIQLDQPTGDFVLPRAKPAKVLYLTAGSGITPVMGMLRDNRFDDVVMVHCAPRPRDVIFRDELHHLVADTKLRLTEVHTDTDGMLDIARLDELVPDWTERETWACGPAGLLDAVEERWAAHGVRERLHTERFRPSVVVAGDGGEVTFSTTGKTVNAGGATPLLDVGEEAGVLMPSGCRMGICFGCVTPLRAGAVRDLRTGEITEAEPGVLIQTCVSAAAGSCDIER, encoded by the coding sequence ATGACGAGTGCAGCCCTCCGCAGCAGGGCGTGGAAACTGTTGGAGATGGTCACGACGCCGTTGGCGCCGTCGGACTACCTCGACCTGGTCAGCCCGCTGCGCGCGGGCGCTGACCTGCGTGGGCGCATCGATGCCGTGCGCCCCGAGACGCGTGACGCCGCGACCATCGTGATCAGGCCGGGACGGGGCTGGCGCCGCCACGTAGCCGGCCAGTACATGCGGATCGGCGTCGATGTCGACGGGGTGCGCCTGTGGCGTGCCTACTCCATCACCTCGCCGACGAACCGCCGGGACGGCCGCGTCACGATCACCGTGAAGGCGATCCCGGACGGCAAGGTCAGCAACCACCTGGTCCGTAGGGCCAAGCCGGGCACGCTGATCCAGCTCGACCAGCCGACCGGTGACTTCGTACTGCCGCGGGCCAAGCCCGCCAAGGTGCTCTACCTGACGGCCGGCAGCGGCATCACGCCCGTGATGGGCATGCTGCGCGACAACCGGTTCGACGACGTCGTCATGGTCCACTGCGCGCCACGGCCGCGCGACGTGATCTTCCGCGACGAACTGCACCACCTGGTCGCGGACACGAAGCTGCGGCTCACCGAGGTGCACACCGACACGGACGGCATGCTCGACATCGCCCGTCTCGACGAACTCGTCCCCGACTGGACTGAGCGCGAGACCTGGGCCTGCGGGCCCGCCGGCCTGCTCGACGCCGTCGAGGAGCGCTGGGCCGCGCACGGCGTCCGAGAGCGTCTGCACACCGAACGCTTCCGCCCCAGCGTCGTCGTCGCCGGCGACGGCGGCGAGGTGACGTTCAGCACCACCGGCAAGACCGTCAACGCCGGCGGCGCCACCCCGTTGCTGGACGTCGGCGAGGAGGCCGGCGTGCTCATGCCCTCCGGGTGCCGGATGGGCATCTGCTTCGGCTGCGTCACGCCACTCAGGGCGGGCGCCGTCCGCGACCTGCGTACCGGCGAGATCACCGAGGCCGAGCCGGGCGTCCTCATCCAGACCTGCGTGTCCGCCGCGGCGGGCTCCTGCGACATCGAACGGTAG